TCATAGCGCTGAAAAAATTGCTGTGGGAAAACGCGCAGGCAAGCATAGCGCCAGCCAAGATGAAATTAATCAATTATTAGTCACCAAAGCTTATACCCGTAAAAATGTTGTGCGTCTTAAAGGTGGCGACCCTTTTATATTTGGCCGTGGTGGCGAAGAGTTACAAACATTGGTTAGTGCCGGTGTGGCGTTTGAAGTGGTGCCAGGAATTACTGCTGCTAGTGGTACATCGGCCTATGCCGGAATTCCGTTAACCCATCGTGATCATGCTCAAGGGGTAACCTTTATTACCGGTCATTGCCAACTGGCCAGCCGCCCAATGGATTGGCAAGGCTATGCCAACCCGAACAATACTTTAGTTGTATACATGGGGATATTGAATGCCGATGTGATCAGTAATGGGCTAATTAATGCCGGGCGATCAGCGAGCACCCCAGTGGCTATCGTGTCTAAAGCAACGACTCAAGATCAGCAACAATTTATTGGCACCCTCGGTGAACTAGGTCAACTAGCCGCTGATCCCGCACTTCAAATGCCAGCATTAATGATTATCGGTGAGGTGGTGAGCTTAGCTGACAGTC
This Shewanella aestuarii DNA region includes the following protein-coding sequences:
- the cobA gene encoding uroporphyrinogen-III C-methyltransferase, with protein sequence MELVSIPGQQVKGKVWLVGAGPGDIELLTLKAYRILKHAEVVLYDALVSQDILDLIPHSAEKIAVGKRAGKHSASQDEINQLLVTKAYTRKNVVRLKGGDPFIFGRGGEELQTLVSAGVAFEVVPGITAASGTSAYAGIPLTHRDHAQGVTFITGHCQLASRPMDWQGYANPNNTLVVYMGILNADVISNGLINAGRSASTPVAIVSKATTQDQQQFIGTLGELGQLAADPALQMPALMIIGEVVSLADSLNWFEPKQIDVTSDQTAQHSYQY